A stretch of the Streptomyces ortus genome encodes the following:
- a CDS encoding glutamate--cysteine ligase, with the protein MGEKVVAGTIGLSDRRRYREKHQQCLEGLARLLAEERFDRPKNLMGLEIELNLAGPDGMPRMMNAQVLERIASRDFQTELAMFNLEVNIAPHRLEGRVFDRLAEELRTSLAYAHRKANEVDAGIVMIGILPTLARDDLVSANLSDADRYTLLNDQIVAARGEDFTLDIEGVERLRCTSASIAPEAACTSVQLHLQVTPDRFADVWNAAQTAAAAQIVVGANSPFLFGRELWRESRPPLFQQSTDTRPPELQAQGVRPRTWFGERWISSAYDLFEENLRFFPPLLPLRDEEDPLRVLDEGGIPKLAELVLHNGTVYRWNRPVYGIDDGVPHLRVENRVLPAGPTVVDVVANTVFYYGLVRALAAEARPVWTRLPFEAAAANFDQACRYGIDAQLEWPRHGRYGGVTRVPGVQLVRDELLPLAAAGLDAWGIEPADRDFYLGVIEERCKRGVNGASWQSRTFHKALESNMGRDEALAATTKRYSELMHLGEPVHTWPVGLPEPAVPLG; encoded by the coding sequence ATGGGGGAGAAGGTCGTGGCGGGGACAATCGGGTTGTCCGACCGCCGACGGTACCGAGAGAAGCATCAGCAGTGCCTGGAGGGGCTGGCGCGGTTGCTGGCGGAGGAGCGGTTCGACCGCCCCAAGAATCTCATGGGTCTGGAGATCGAGCTGAATCTCGCAGGACCCGACGGCATGCCGCGAATGATGAATGCGCAAGTACTCGAACGTATCGCCAGTCGCGATTTCCAAACAGAACTCGCCATGTTCAATCTGGAAGTCAACATCGCTCCCCACCGGCTCGAAGGAAGGGTATTCGACCGGCTCGCGGAGGAACTGCGCACCTCTCTCGCATACGCCCACCGGAAGGCTAACGAGGTCGATGCCGGAATCGTGATGATCGGTATTCTGCCGACACTGGCCCGTGACGACCTGGTTTCCGCGAACCTTTCGGACGCGGACCGCTACACACTGCTCAACGACCAGATCGTCGCGGCCCGCGGTGAGGACTTCACCCTCGACATCGAGGGCGTGGAGCGGCTCAGGTGCACGTCGGCGTCCATCGCGCCCGAAGCGGCCTGTACGTCTGTGCAGTTGCATTTGCAGGTCACACCGGACCGGTTCGCCGATGTGTGGAACGCCGCGCAGACCGCGGCGGCCGCACAGATCGTCGTGGGCGCCAATTCGCCGTTCCTCTTCGGCCGTGAGCTGTGGCGCGAGTCCCGGCCGCCGCTGTTCCAGCAGTCCACCGACACGCGCCCGCCCGAGCTGCAGGCGCAGGGGGTCCGGCCGCGTACCTGGTTCGGCGAACGGTGGATCTCCTCGGCGTACGACCTCTTCGAGGAGAATCTGCGTTTCTTTCCTCCCCTGTTGCCGTTGCGGGACGAGGAGGATCCGCTGCGCGTCCTCGACGAGGGCGGCATACCGAAGCTCGCCGAACTCGTGCTCCACAACGGCACCGTCTACCGCTGGAACCGCCCGGTGTACGGCATCGACGACGGCGTGCCGCATCTGCGGGTCGAGAACCGTGTGCTGCCCGCGGGTCCCACGGTGGTCGACGTCGTCGCCAACACGGTCTTCTACTACGGGCTCGTGCGCGCCCTCGCCGCGGAGGCGCGGCCGGTCTGGACACGGCTGCCCTTCGAGGCCGCCGCCGCCAACTTCGACCAGGCCTGCCGGTACGGCATCGACGCACAGCTGGAATGGCCGCGGCACGGCAGGTACGGCGGGGTCACGCGCGTACCCGGGGTGCAGCTGGTGCGCGACGAACTGCTGCCGCTCGCGGCGGCGGGGCTGGACGCGTGGGGTATCGAACCGGCCGACCGGGATTTCTACCTCGGCGTGATCGAGGAGCGGTGCAAGCGGGGCGTCAACGGCGCTTCCTGGCAGTCCCGTACGTTCCACAAGGCTCTGGAGAGCAACATGGGGCGGGACGAGGCGCTGGCCGCCACGACGAAGCGGTACAGCGAGTTGATGCACCTCGGTGAGCCGGTGCACACCTGGCCGGTCGGACTGCCGGAGCCGGCGGTTCCGCTGGGCTGA
- a CDS encoding PRC-barrel domain-containing protein produces MQTDIDPRNLIGRKAFDRNGTRIGTVDEVYLDDATGAPEWAAIRTGLFSRDAFVPLEPSEVIAESLHVPFERSLIKDAPDFGVGRHLSPEQELQLYHHYGLDVAPPPPFPDRDFGRLATKEDPTLKGRGERRDL; encoded by the coding sequence GTGCAGACCGACATCGATCCGCGCAACCTGATAGGCCGCAAGGCGTTCGACCGCAACGGCACGAGGATCGGCACCGTCGACGAGGTCTACCTCGACGACGCGACCGGCGCACCGGAGTGGGCCGCCATACGAACCGGTCTGTTCAGCCGGGACGCCTTCGTCCCCCTGGAGCCCAGCGAAGTGATCGCCGAATCCCTGCACGTCCCCTTCGAACGCTCCCTGATCAAGGACGCCCCCGACTTCGGCGTAGGCCGCCACCTCTCCCCCGAGCAAGAACTGCAGCTCTACCACCACTACGGCCTGGACGTCGCGCCCCCGCCCCCTTTCCCGGACAGGGACTTCGGCCGCCTGGCCACGAAGGAGGACCCCACCCTCAAGGGGCGCGGGGAACGGCGCGATCTTTAA
- the ftsR gene encoding transcriptional regulator FtsR: MLRTPSGGAGHGAAATDHGLMSIGTVLTVLRDEFPEVTVSKIRFLESEGLIEPQRTPSGYRKFSEDDVERLGHVLRMQRDHYLPLKVIREHLDAMGRGEAAPLPSVGRQRDGEALSEPEEPVVARIGRDELLAAAEIGERQLDEWESYGLITPLPDGVYDAEAVTVAGLVLELGRFGIEPRHLRAVKAAADREAGLVDQVVAPLRLHRNPQTRAHAQARTKELAGLAVRLHAALVQSALGVRLP; the protein is encoded by the coding sequence ATGCTTCGAACACCGAGCGGCGGTGCCGGTCACGGCGCCGCCGCCACGGACCACGGGCTGATGAGCATCGGCACGGTGCTGACCGTGCTGCGTGACGAATTCCCCGAGGTCACCGTCTCCAAGATCCGTTTCCTGGAGTCCGAGGGCCTCATCGAGCCGCAGCGCACCCCCTCGGGATACCGCAAGTTCAGCGAGGACGACGTCGAACGCCTCGGACACGTCCTGAGGATGCAGCGGGACCACTATCTGCCCCTGAAGGTCATCCGGGAGCATCTGGACGCCATGGGGCGCGGAGAGGCGGCCCCGCTGCCCTCCGTGGGGCGTCAGCGCGACGGGGAGGCCCTGAGTGAGCCCGAGGAGCCCGTCGTCGCCCGTATCGGGCGCGACGAGCTGCTGGCCGCCGCCGAGATCGGTGAGCGGCAGCTCGACGAGTGGGAGTCGTACGGGCTCATCACCCCGCTGCCGGACGGCGTGTACGACGCCGAAGCGGTGACCGTCGCCGGACTGGTGCTCGAACTGGGGCGGTTCGGGATCGAGCCGCGCCATCTGCGCGCCGTGAAGGCCGCCGCCGACCGCGAGGCCGGCCTGGTGGACCAGGTCGTGGCACCCCTGCGGCTCCACCGCAACCCGCAGACCAGGGCACACGCCCAGGCGCGCACCAAGGAGCTGGCGGGGCTCGCGGTGAGGCTGCACGCCGCCCTGGTGCAGTCGGCCCTCGGGGTGCGGCTTCCCTGA
- the gcvP gene encoding aminomethyl-transferring glycine dehydrogenase: protein MTAQRIPLSELEQGIPFEQRHIGPDSEARAKMLAQVGYGSLDELTAAAVPDVIKNADALELPGARTEAEVQAELRSLADRNEVLGSMIGLGYYGTFTPPVILRNVMESPAWYTAYTPYQPEISQGRLEALLNFQTMVAELTGLPTSGASLLDEGTAAAEAMALSRRMGKNKKGLFLIDADTMPQTIAVIRTRAEPTGVEVVVADLAEGIPEELAGREINGVLVQYPGASGAVRDLKPVIERAHELGAVVTVAADLLALTLLTSPGELGADIAVGTTQRFGVPMGFGGPHAGYMAVRENFARSLPGRLVGVSVDADGNKAYRLALQTREQHIRREKATSNICTAQVLLAVMAGMYAVYHGPEGLKGIARRTHRYATILAAGLTAGGVEVVHEAYFDTLTVRVPGRAAEVLAAARQGGVNLHLVDADHLSLSCDETTTRAQLGVVWSAFGVDGDVTALDGTAEDTLPAALLRTDEYLTHPVFHQYRSETAMLRYLRRLADRDYALDRGMIPLGSCTMKLNATTEMEPVTWPEFGQLHPFAPAEQAQGYLTLIRELEERLAEVTGYDNVSLQPNAGSQGELAGLLAVRGYHRANGDEQRTVCLIPSSAHGTNAASAVMAGMKVVVVKTAEDGEIDVEDLRAKIEQHRDELSVLMITYPSTHGVFEEHVADICAQVHEAGGQVYVDGANLNALVGLAKPGHFGGDVSHLNLHKTFCIPHGGGGPGVGPVGVRAHLAPYLPNHPLQPAAGPETGVGPVSAAPWGSAGILPISWAYVRLMGGEGLKRATQVAVLSANYVAKRLEPHFPVLYTGPGGLVAHECIIDLRPLTKATGVSVDDVAKRLIDYGFHAPTMSFPVAGTLMIEPTESEDLAELDRFCDAMIAVRAEIEKVGSGEWAADDNPLRNAPHTAGALGGTWEHGYSREEAVFPAGVSAADKYWPPVRRIDQAYGDRNLVCSCPPLDAYED from the coding sequence ATGACCGCCCAACGTATTCCGCTCTCCGAGCTCGAACAGGGAATCCCCTTCGAGCAGCGTCACATCGGGCCCGACTCCGAGGCCCGCGCCAAGATGCTCGCGCAGGTGGGGTACGGCTCGCTCGACGAGCTGACGGCCGCCGCGGTACCGGATGTGATCAAGAACGCCGACGCGCTCGAACTGCCGGGCGCCCGCACCGAGGCCGAGGTACAGGCCGAGCTGCGTTCCCTCGCGGATCGCAACGAGGTGCTGGGCTCGATGATCGGGCTCGGCTACTACGGCACATTCACGCCGCCCGTCATTCTGCGCAATGTCATGGAGAGCCCGGCCTGGTACACGGCGTACACGCCCTATCAGCCCGAGATCTCGCAGGGGCGCCTCGAGGCCCTGCTGAACTTCCAGACCATGGTCGCCGAGCTGACCGGACTGCCGACCTCCGGGGCCTCGCTGCTCGACGAGGGCACGGCCGCCGCCGAGGCCATGGCGCTGTCGCGGCGCATGGGGAAGAACAAGAAGGGCCTCTTCCTGATCGACGCGGACACCATGCCGCAGACGATCGCGGTGATACGGACCCGTGCCGAGCCCACCGGCGTCGAGGTCGTCGTCGCCGACCTCGCCGAGGGCATCCCCGAGGAGCTCGCCGGGCGTGAGATCAACGGCGTGCTCGTCCAGTACCCCGGTGCCTCCGGTGCCGTACGGGACCTGAAGCCCGTGATCGAGCGCGCGCACGAGCTGGGCGCGGTCGTCACCGTCGCCGCCGACCTGCTCGCCCTGACGCTGCTCACCTCGCCCGGCGAGCTGGGCGCCGACATCGCCGTCGGTACGACCCAGCGCTTCGGTGTGCCGATGGGCTTCGGCGGGCCGCACGCCGGATACATGGCCGTACGGGAGAACTTCGCGCGCAGCCTGCCCGGGCGGCTCGTCGGTGTCTCGGTCGACGCCGACGGCAACAAGGCGTACCGCCTGGCCCTGCAGACGCGTGAGCAGCACATCCGCCGTGAGAAGGCGACCAGCAACATCTGCACGGCCCAGGTCCTGCTCGCCGTGATGGCCGGGATGTACGCCGTCTATCACGGCCCCGAGGGACTGAAGGGCATCGCCCGGCGTACCCACCGGTACGCCACGATCCTCGCCGCGGGTCTGACGGCGGGCGGGGTCGAGGTCGTCCACGAGGCGTACTTCGACACCCTCACCGTGCGGGTGCCGGGCCGGGCAGCGGAGGTGCTGGCCGCCGCCCGTCAGGGTGGGGTCAACCTCCACCTCGTGGACGCGGACCACCTCTCCCTCTCCTGCGACGAGACGACCACGCGGGCCCAGCTGGGTGTCGTCTGGTCGGCGTTCGGCGTCGACGGCGATGTGACCGCGCTGGACGGAACGGCCGAGGACACGCTGCCGGCCGCGCTGCTGCGCACGGACGAGTACCTCACGCACCCGGTCTTCCACCAGTACCGCTCGGAGACCGCGATGCTGCGCTACCTGCGCCGGCTCGCCGACCGCGACTACGCGCTCGACCGGGGCATGATCCCGCTCGGCTCGTGCACCATGAAGCTGAACGCGACGACCGAGATGGAGCCGGTCACCTGGCCCGAGTTCGGGCAGCTGCACCCCTTCGCGCCCGCCGAGCAGGCACAGGGCTACCTCACGCTCATCCGTGAGCTGGAGGAGCGGCTCGCCGAGGTGACGGGCTACGACAACGTCTCGCTCCAGCCCAACGCCGGTTCGCAGGGCGAGCTGGCCGGGCTGCTGGCCGTCCGCGGATACCACCGGGCCAACGGCGACGAGCAGCGCACGGTCTGCCTCATCCCGTCGTCCGCGCACGGCACGAACGCCGCGAGCGCGGTGATGGCGGGGATGAAGGTCGTCGTCGTGAAGACCGCCGAGGACGGCGAGATCGACGTCGAGGACCTGCGGGCCAAGATCGAGCAGCACCGTGACGAGCTGTCCGTGCTGATGATCACGTACCCCTCGACCCATGGGGTGTTCGAGGAGCACGTCGCCGACATCTGCGCGCAGGTGCACGAGGCGGGCGGGCAGGTCTACGTGGACGGCGCCAACCTCAACGCGCTGGTGGGGCTCGCCAAGCCGGGGCACTTCGGTGGCGACGTCTCGCACCTCAACCTGCACAAGACCTTCTGCATCCCGCACGGCGGCGGCGGTCCGGGCGTCGGCCCGGTCGGAGTGCGCGCGCACCTGGCGCCGTACCTGCCGAACCACCCGCTGCAGCCCGCCGCGGGGCCGGAGACGGGCGTGGGCCCGGTCTCGGCGGCTCCCTGGGGCTCCGCGGGCATCCTGCCCATCTCATGGGCGTACGTCAGGCTCATGGGCGGCGAAGGGCTCAAGCGGGCCACGCAGGTCGCCGTGCTCAGCGCCAACTACGTGGCCAAGCGGCTGGAGCCGCACTTCCCGGTCCTCTACACCGGTCCCGGCGGGCTCGTGGCGCACGAGTGCATCATCGACCTCCGGCCGCTCACCAAGGCGACCGGTGTAAGCGTCGACGACGTCGCCAAGCGGCTCATCGACTACGGCTTCCACGCGCCGACGATGTCGTTCCCGGTGGCCGGCACGCTGATGATCGAGCCCACCGAGAGCGAGGACCTGGCCGAACTCGACCGGTTCTGCGACGCGATGATCGCCGTTCGCGCGGAGATCGAGAAGGTCGGCTCGGGCGAGTGGGCCGCGGACGACAACCCGCTGCGCAACGCCCCGCACACGGCGGGCGCGCTCGGCGGCACGTGGGAGCACGGGTACAGCCGCGAGGAGGCCGTGTTCCCGGCCGGGGTCTCGGCCGCCGACAAGTACTGGCCGCCGGTGCGGCGGATCGACCAGGCGTACGGCGACCGCAACCTGGTCTGCTCGTGCCCGCCGTTGGACGCTTACGAGGACTGA
- a CDS encoding DNA polymerase IV, with protein MRTAPTILHLDMDAFFASAEQASKPSLRGKAVVVGGLGPRGVVSTCSYEARVFGVHSAMPMAQARRLAPNAAYLVPRFGLYRQISEQVMGLLRELSPLVEPLSLDEAFVDLEAGGTAWDEASALLAGKRLRDDIRAVTGLTGSVGLAACKMLAKIASEQAKPDGLVLIEPGTERALLAPMPVRILPGVGPATGDHLRRGGINTVGEIAEAGEDELVRLLGKAHGLALYAMALAHDERPVVAERDTKSVSVEDTYDVDIHDRVRVRMEVQRLADRCVQRLRGAQLSGRTIVLKVRRYDFSTLTRSETLRGPTDDPAVVREAAARLLEAVDTTGGVRLLGVGVTGLADYTQEDLFAQAQAQAQAEAEAQAAADGEPEGLGAEPVAAEEAVEEPEPVVERQWRAGHDVRHVEFGHGWVQGSGLGRVTVRFETPDSAPGRVKTFRVDDPGLEGAEPLPLVAPPVGEGLRRSPRP; from the coding sequence GTGAGAACCGCGCCCACGATCCTGCATCTCGACATGGATGCCTTCTTCGCCTCGGCGGAGCAGGCGTCCAAGCCGAGCCTGCGCGGGAAGGCGGTCGTCGTGGGCGGCCTCGGACCGCGTGGCGTGGTCTCCACCTGCTCGTACGAGGCGCGGGTCTTCGGGGTTCATTCGGCGATGCCGATGGCGCAGGCCCGCCGCCTGGCGCCGAACGCCGCGTATCTCGTACCGCGCTTCGGTCTGTACCGGCAGATCAGCGAGCAGGTGATGGGGCTGCTGCGGGAGTTGTCGCCGCTGGTGGAGCCGTTGAGCCTGGACGAGGCGTTCGTGGATCTGGAGGCCGGGGGGACCGCCTGGGACGAGGCGTCGGCGTTGCTGGCCGGGAAGAGACTGCGCGACGACATCCGGGCCGTCACCGGGCTGACCGGGTCCGTGGGGCTCGCGGCCTGCAAGATGCTCGCGAAGATCGCCTCCGAGCAGGCCAAGCCGGACGGGCTCGTGCTCATAGAGCCGGGCACCGAGCGGGCGCTGCTCGCGCCGATGCCGGTGCGGATCCTGCCGGGTGTGGGGCCGGCCACCGGCGACCATCTGCGGCGGGGCGGGATCAACACCGTGGGGGAGATCGCGGAGGCGGGCGAGGACGAGCTCGTACGGCTGCTGGGGAAGGCCCATGGCCTCGCCCTGTACGCGATGGCGCTGGCCCATGACGAGCGGCCCGTGGTGGCCGAGCGGGACACCAAGTCGGTGTCCGTCGAGGACACGTACGACGTGGACATCCATGACCGGGTGCGGGTGCGCATGGAGGTGCAGCGGCTCGCGGACCGGTGTGTCCAGCGGTTGCGGGGGGCGCAGCTGTCCGGGCGGACGATCGTGCTCAAGGTGCGGCGGTACGACTTCTCGACGCTGACGCGGTCGGAGACGTTGCGGGGGCCGACGGACGACCCGGCCGTGGTGCGGGAGGCCGCGGCGCGGCTGCTGGAGGCGGTGGACACCACGGGGGGTGTGCGGTTGCTGGGGGTCGGGGTGACCGGGCTCGCCGACTACACGCAGGAGGACCTCTTCGCGCAGGCCCAGGCCCAGGCCCAGGCTGAGGCCGAGGCGCAGGCCGCTGCCGATGGGGAGCCGGAGGGGCTCGGGGCGGAGCCGGTGGCGGCGGAGGAGGCGGTCGAGGAGCCGGAGCCGGTGGTGGAGCGGCAGTGGCGGGCGGGGCACGATGTTCGGCATGTCGAGTTCGGGCACGGGTGGGTGCAGGGGAGCGGGCTGGGGAGGGTGACCGTGCGGTTCGAGACACCGGATTCCGCGCCGGGGCGGGTGAAGACGTTTCGGGTCGACGATCCCGGGTTGGAGGGGGCGGAGCCGTTGCCTCTGGTTGCGCCCCCTGTGGGTGAAGGGTTGCGCCGTTCCCCGCGCCCCTGA
- a CDS encoding MerR family transcriptional regulator, with product MRSSGDGTAGGASGRGLGDSGPYPLHSSAADHVQRPKVVPRDGEVASEEIGYRGPTACAAAGITYRQLDYWARTALVEPSVRPAHGSGTQRLYSFRDVVVLKIVKRFLDTGVSLQNIRTTVQHLKERGSCDLERMTLMSDGATVYECSSPDEVHALLQGGQGIFGIAVGVVWRDVRSALSQLHGERVDTGETLVGANPADELARRRNRAV from the coding sequence GTGAGAAGCAGCGGCGACGGTACGGCTGGGGGTGCCTCCGGACGCGGTCTGGGGGACAGTGGCCCGTACCCGCTTCACAGCAGCGCGGCCGATCACGTACAGCGGCCGAAAGTGGTGCCGAGGGACGGCGAGGTGGCGTCCGAGGAGATCGGTTATCGCGGGCCCACGGCCTGCGCGGCCGCGGGGATCACCTATCGGCAGCTGGACTACTGGGCCAGGACCGCTCTGGTCGAGCCGAGCGTGCGGCCCGCTCACGGGTCGGGGACGCAGCGGCTCTACAGCTTCCGTGACGTGGTCGTCCTGAAGATCGTGAAGCGGTTCCTGGACACGGGGGTCTCGCTGCAGAACATCCGCACCACGGTCCAGCATCTCAAGGAGCGGGGCTCCTGCGACCTGGAGCGGATGACGCTGATGAGCGACGGCGCGACGGTCTACGAATGTTCCTCGCCCGACGAGGTCCACGCCCTTCTCCAGGGCGGCCAGGGCATCTTCGGCATCGCCGTGGGCGTCGTGTGGCGGGACGTGCGCAGCGCGCTCTCGCAGCTGCACGGAGAGCGTGTGGACACGGGTGAGACGCTCGTCGGGGCCAATCCGGCGGACGAGCTGGCCCGGCGCCGCAACCGCGCGGTCTGA
- a CDS encoding DUF5999 family protein — MCQHQRPCPTADSADREAALLVAHHPEQGWSLLCNGVLLFEDTGELLPDGRIIAPHRPPALDVMTAA; from the coding sequence ATGTGCCAGCACCAGCGACCGTGCCCGACAGCCGACTCCGCCGACCGGGAGGCAGCGCTCCTCGTGGCGCACCACCCGGAACAGGGATGGAGCCTGCTGTGCAACGGCGTCCTGCTCTTCGAGGACACCGGTGAGCTTCTGCCGGACGGCCGGATCATCGCGCCGCACCGGCCGCCGGCCCTTGATGTGATGACCGCGGCCTGA
- a CDS encoding bifunctional nuclease family protein yields MNELDVVGVRVEMPSNQPIVLLREVGGDRYLPIWIGPGEATAIAFAQQGMAPARPLTHDLFKDVLEAVGQELTEVRITDLREGVFYAELVFASGVEVSARPSDAIALALRTGTPIYGSDGVLDDAGIAIPDEQEDEVEKFREFLDQISPEDFGTNSQ; encoded by the coding sequence GTGAACGAGCTCGACGTCGTAGGTGTCCGGGTCGAAATGCCCTCCAACCAACCGATCGTGCTCCTGCGTGAAGTGGGAGGCGACCGCTACCTCCCCATCTGGATCGGGCCGGGGGAGGCGACGGCGATCGCCTTCGCTCAGCAGGGCATGGCTCCCGCGCGACCGCTGACCCACGACCTGTTCAAGGACGTGCTGGAAGCCGTCGGCCAGGAGCTGACCGAAGTGCGCATCACCGACCTGCGGGAGGGCGTCTTCTACGCGGAGCTGGTGTTCGCCAGCGGGGTCGAGGTGAGTGCGCGGCCGTCCGACGCCATAGCGCTCGCCCTGCGCACCGGGACGCCCATCTACGGCAGCGACGGTGTCCTGGACGACGCCGGCATCGCGATCCCGGACGAGCAGGAGGACGAGGTGGAGAAGTTCCGCGAGTTCCTCGACCAGATCTCGCCCGAGGACTTCGGGACCAACAGCCAGTGA
- a CDS encoding substrate-binding and VWA domain-containing protein encodes MGRHSLPDGLRRGGTGPRSHMRNRNVALATALVTILAGGTVAAIDGGLLSFGSSCWDSTVRLRIAAAPGIAPALKEAAAYARDNDVTSDGSCLDVQVTAQDTYKVADALRSKRRSATDFEAWVPDSGVWVDRVMADNQSISVTPAGNVASSPIGVAMVPSAAKSLGWPRKTYSWTELAGATMASERLKLGGGDPSRSATGLLALTQLAQTAGRSKDGDTVAAATAKALSQRTSDSDRQVLDTLPRDLSGTEQGNPKRNQALILSEQAAFAYNESADSGDDLDLFYPKDGAPRLDHPFALVDEPHLTTDESRAALRFMTLLGERDGRRILEKHGFRTDEDEIPAALVAEAGGRAPQPYREVPEKPATDKEVEEALGMWTITVQSARLTTVVDASSSMSDPVPGTSESRMDVTKAALLQALATFTPEDEIGLWKFSRKIDGKRDYRVLVPTDRLGDQVGGSTQRDRLSAAFSDLKPVKDGSTGLYDTTLAAYKEAAASYTKGKFNALVLLTDGVNQDPGSISRADLVDELRKIADPERPVPLIAIAVGPEADKKELNEIAEATGGSGHLVTDPSQIHAVILKAVVKAGDVS; translated from the coding sequence ATGGGACGTCACAGCTTGCCCGACGGGCTGCGCAGGGGCGGCACCGGCCCCCGGTCACACATGCGGAACCGCAACGTGGCGCTCGCGACCGCCCTGGTGACGATCCTGGCCGGCGGCACGGTGGCCGCGATCGACGGCGGCCTGCTCTCCTTCGGCTCGTCCTGCTGGGACAGCACCGTACGGCTGAGGATCGCCGCGGCTCCCGGCATCGCACCCGCGCTCAAGGAAGCGGCCGCATACGCCCGGGACAACGACGTGACGTCCGACGGCAGCTGTCTCGACGTCCAGGTGACCGCCCAGGACACGTACAAGGTCGCCGACGCCCTCCGGTCGAAGCGCAGGAGCGCGACCGACTTCGAGGCGTGGGTACCGGACTCCGGCGTGTGGGTGGACCGGGTCATGGCCGACAACCAGTCGATCTCGGTGACACCGGCGGGCAACGTCGCCTCCTCGCCCATCGGTGTCGCCATGGTCCCGTCAGCCGCGAAGTCCCTCGGCTGGCCCCGGAAGACGTACTCGTGGACCGAACTGGCCGGGGCCACCATGGCGAGCGAGCGCCTCAAGCTCGGCGGCGGCGACCCCTCGCGCAGCGCCACGGGGCTGCTCGCGCTGACCCAGCTGGCGCAGACAGCGGGCAGGTCGAAGGACGGCGACACCGTGGCGGCGGCCACCGCGAAGGCCCTCTCGCAGCGCACCTCCGACAGCGACAGGCAGGTCCTGGACACCCTGCCGCGCGACCTCTCCGGCACCGAGCAGGGCAACCCGAAGCGCAACCAGGCGCTGATCCTCTCCGAGCAGGCGGCGTTCGCGTACAACGAGTCGGCGGACAGCGGCGACGATCTCGACCTCTTCTATCCGAAGGACGGCGCGCCCCGGCTCGACCATCCGTTCGCCCTGGTCGACGAGCCCCACCTGACCACGGACGAGAGCCGGGCCGCGCTGCGGTTCATGACGCTCCTCGGTGAGCGGGACGGGCGCAGGATCCTGGAGAAGCACGGCTTCCGTACGGATGAGGACGAGATCCCGGCCGCGCTGGTGGCCGAGGCCGGCGGCCGTGCCCCGCAGCCCTACCGCGAGGTGCCCGAGAAGCCGGCCACGGACAAGGAGGTCGAGGAAGCCCTCGGCATGTGGACCATCACCGTGCAGAGTGCCCGCCTCACCACGGTCGTCGACGCCTCCTCGTCCATGTCGGACCCGGTGCCGGGCACCAGCGAGTCCCGGATGGACGTGACCAAGGCGGCGCTGCTCCAGGCCCTGGCCACGTTCACCCCGGAGGACGAGATCGGGCTGTGGAAGTTCTCCAGGAAGATCGACGGCAAACGCGACTACCGCGTCCTCGTACCGACCGACCGGCTCGGTGACCAGGTGGGCGGCAGCACACAACGCGACCGGCTGTCGGCGGCCTTCAGCGACCTCAAGCCGGTCAAGGACGGCTCGACCGGCCTGTACGACACCACGCTGGCCGCGTACAAGGAGGCCGCGGCCTCCTACACGAAGGGCAAGTTCAACGCGCTGGTGCTGCTGACCGACGGGGTGAACCAGGACCCCGGGAGCATCTCGCGCGCCGACCTGGTGGACGAACTGCGCAAGATCGCCGATCCGGAGCGCCCCGTGCCCCTGATCGCGATCGCCGTGGGCCCGGAGGCCGACAAGAAGGAGCTGAACGAGATCGCGGAGGCGACCGGCGGCTCGGGACACCTGGTCACCGACCCGTCCCAGATCCACGCGGTGATCCTGAAGGCGGTGGTGAAGGCGGGCGACGTGAGCTGA